A region of the Vigna unguiculata cultivar IT97K-499-35 chromosome 9, ASM411807v1, whole genome shotgun sequence genome:
taattattttaaaatgtattatacatattttaaaaataaatattattaattttataaaaattaaaaaaatgcagaTAAACAGGTACTATAGTGCCTTTCTGTTCGCTAGTAGACAATAATGGAAATGAGTGTGtgtgtttattttatgaaatctaTAAATATGGATGATACCTTTATCTTCACATGTCgggtttaatttattttgcataTAGATTTGATTAATTCAAATGTCGAATTTCATAcaattttagaattatttaaaatttatcacaatattaaatgttaatgtactatgtgatattttataatatttatatattaattcttaaatacaatatttgtcaaatttaaatcATGTGGAAATTTTGTAAACTTAATCATTAAGACAATAACACGTTTATATGATCGAGTCGATTGAATTTTCATTTCCCGCAAATGATTGAAGACATAATTTGAATAAGTTTTATAGGTGGTGTAAACAATTCATAATTCATCTATATAAGGATATAAGGATGTTAACCggaattaaaaaagtatataaacaaattaaaagaaattacttttaaatatataaataaaaaataaattctatataAAATATACTCTCTTAATCAGTTAAACTTTAATGATTTTtagaaacaatattattttcatttaggCTATATCATCCGTATGAAATTGAGATAGTCCTAATCACAAATGTCAATATCATTTAGAATTCTCTCTTAAGtaatattatctttaattaatcaacattaatgattaatcagataattaacaataacaaaCTTGATCAcgaaataaattttagtaaaataggATACATTAAagttgtttataaaataaaaaaaatattcagcttctttattataaatatgtcaataaaatgataaaggaaaaaatatatttaaacctcCTTCAACATCAATTTTCAAACGACGTGAGACTATGATAGGAATATATATCAATATGATCATTCAttcatagaaaaaattatttttttcctaaaaaaataaaaacacaatcaaTCGATGGAATTCAAATAACGTCTTTGGaagtttttgttttggttgaatTGGAAAGTTTGCAGTAATATGAACACGGAAAGTTCACCAACCAACTATCGAAAGAAAGGAGGATGAAGCAATGTGAATACGATTCTGTGAAAGCTGACAATGAACATTATTATGTTGAGAAATTTGAAGTTCACACACAGAGAAGAACCTTCTTATGTATAATGGAACACTGACATGGAAAACAACCCAAGCGAACCAAGAAAGTGACATTTTCAACGAACCAGTTTTCATTGGAATAACATATTTTCCAACAAAAATGGAGCAAAGTGTTATTAGTTTGGTGAATGATGTAACAGATGATGACGGTGGAAACTACACTTTCGCAAAATCACGAAAGGAAGAACAGGTGAAAAGATATTACTCGGTTAACTCAACTCGACTCACTTAATCTACGGGTTAAACGGATTCGAACCGGACAACAAACTTATAATTTGTGTGcactttaaaacataaattccTATAACTCAACTTGACTCACTTAATCTACAGGTTAAACGGATTCGAACCGGACAACAAACTTATAATTTGTGTAcactttaaaacataaattcctaaaaaattttatattttctgtcaattttattttattaattttaggaaatatttatcaattttgttatGGAAAAAAATTTGCTGGAAATTGTTAtccaattattttgtaaaatattttatataaaacactttttataataaattttataggaaataattatctatgaaagaattacctgtcaattaaaattcttagaaaaaataatagaaaaatatattttcttacaaactattttaaaagtttacaagaaaaattttatataatatgaaattttttaatactgATACATGGAATGCTATATTTTGAACCTTTGTTTGAGCCTTCTGGTAGTTTTCTTTGGGCCTGATATTAAGATAATATTATCAGTTTTCCAGccttttctttctgcacccccaTAATACCCTTACAATTTCTAAAGTGATTATTTTATCCTTCGTGATTGCGACTTATGGATTAGCTGTTTCTTAAGTTTTCTCGAACAAGGTTTTTGAAATTTATGGAACAAAATTTCCCGACAAATTTTTTACTACACTTGTAATGCAATTTGGAATGAGCTTTCATGGACAAAATTTCTAAATAgtttttgaaatgaattattttttagaataagctttttctctcttctttttccgTTCAAAATAAGGTGTAGAACGGAAGTGCAATGAAGAAGAGGGGTACTGGTGGTGGATGGCGGGGTGCAATAAGAGAGTATtttagtgtttttctttttttagtataATGGTGCAGTTAGTAATAATGAaggtgtagaaaaaaaatattgttttgtatTAAAAGACGGAAAAAAGTTGGAaaagatagaaaagaaaagttgagaaataaataaaaataaatgtagttTCATTGAATGAAGAGCTATAGgtaagaaaagttaaaaaatttgattttctattgaaaataaaaatgtttattattataaaaatactatACCTATAAAAACAATCAAATAACTTATATGATTTGATTTTAAACATAGATTAAGAAGggtgaatttattatttattaaattaaaataaccacAATCGTTTTATGTATTATATTGGtgtattttaaacaaatttaaacagTTTTCGTCATTTTTTAATTGACGTTGAATAAGTTGCACTACTTTTTAGTTAAGGATTTTGTACTTTCATTTCATGAAACACGACTAAGAGTAAGTCtcgattttcttaaaaaagttCCAGCAATTCATGAAAATGTTAAACCAAATTTGGGTAATTATTTTTGAGCAATATGATAAAAACAGCTTAATTTAACAAACACGTGCCATTAGTATGtgatcaattttgtttaaaatttcatCAGACTGGATAAGTAGTgcaaacaaaaactaaaatgtgatttaatcatagtttttttttttaatttatttttgaaaatttattccaatttagtcattttctgTTAGCACATCATTGACCATATTATCTATTCCACGTGTTAACTGTTTTTTCAagcaattctttttaaaaaattagaaagaaattaaaaaaaaaataaaaaaatcaggTGCTAACACGTTATATACGGTTAACGTCGTCAATAATATCCTaataaaaaagatcaaattaaaataaatttttaaaaagtaagaTTCAATTGAAATAACTTAATTGAAATAACTTAAAAGTTAATGACCCACCGGAAGTTTCCATGTtattaaatcaaacaattttattttcttcgtATTATTATACTTTAGAGTCAGTAATTTTATACCGAATTTAATCACTTCTTGTCTTTACGCTTCGGTTTTTGTCAAGTTATACCCTGTAGAGTTGCACGATTTCAAATACGAAAAAGTCAAACTGATATTACCCAACTTTATCATACACAACTCTATCATAATTAGGTTGAAGTCTATTTTATATTGGTATGACTTTTTACTATTCAATTCATATTGAAATATTAACAtgatttacttaaaattgtaattttcttaaaacttttgataattTCGGTGTTAAATTGTTCTGAATCAGTAAATAATCCGTGTTTTGTGGGTATACAACACGAGTTTGTTAAAAATAAGCTCTGGATTTGATTATCAAAGTAATTATGAGAGTGAAACTCTATCAGTGAAAACATTTATGACCGAAAGCGGAAGCTAAGAGGTGTGTATCATCAATAAGAAATATctgaatttataataatatatgatgatTAATTACTCTTTAgattctatattttaaaagaatactgtttttaatctttacacttttaatttgttttagcGCACACAGTCTAAATTCGCAAGAACTAAAATGGATTAAAAGGAATGGTTTTTAGAATGATGTAATGAAATGTAAAATTGTAGAGATACAAGAGGTAAATTATGAATACAAGTGCTTAGAAAAGATAGGGGTAGAAAGAGTGTGTGGTGGTGTGAAGGAGAATGAGTGGGTGATTTGGGGTGTAACCTAATCGTTGTTGTTGTAGTGAAACGGTGGCGGTGAAGAACGTGGGTAATTCGGGTGATGCAGGTCTGATGTTTGACGAATTGCAGAGGCTCTGTTCCCTTTGGGTTTGTACTTTATAGTTTGTGCTTTTTCTAAGTTTGCCAAAACCTCCACCATGGAGGGTCGTTTTCTGTGGTCAGATTCTAAACATTTGAGGATAACTTGGGCTATGTGAAACGCAGCCCTTGGTGAATATTGGTCGTCCATGTTTGGGTCCATTATCTTTTGCAGTCTCTTTTTGTCATTCAGAGATGACAAACTGAACTGCACCAAATTCTGCATATCTGTGGGTAGGGTTGTGTCCAGAGCTGCTCTGCCCGTTAGCATTTCTAGCAGAACAACGCCGAATCCGTACACGTCGCTTTTAACATACAGGTGccctgcaatttttttatattacactTTTCTCTCATCAACAAATCATCATTTTTTGagatgtaatttttatttgaagagGGTACCTGTGGCCATGTATTCAGGTGCAGCGTAACCATAGGTGCCCATGACCCGCGTGGTTACGTGGGATTTACCATTGACGGGGCCAAGCTTTGCCAGCCCAAAATCTGATAGCTTCGCATTGAAATCCTAATGAATGAACAGTCGCAACACAACAACGCGACCAGGTTAAGTCAATGATGatggataataaattttctcacCCCTCACCACACTTTGGTGTAGacgaggaaaaagaaaaagtaatcaATGTTAATAGTAATTTGATGTGACAAAAAGAGGGAAAAGGGTGTGATTATTGATTGAATGAGAAGAGAGGGAATTAGGAGAGTGCACATACATagatatacatatacatgtgtATACATAGATACATACCCCATCTAGCAAAATGTTTGAGGATTTGAAGTCTCTATATATGACAGATTTCTCTGATGTGTGCAAGAAAGCTAGGCCTCTGGCAGCTCCTATGGCTATCTTCAGTCTTATATCCCATGAAAGTGGTTCTGGACCTCCTGCAAGTGCAACATTGCAACAACAACATCATTGGTAATTTTCACAGACGAATATCCTTGTATTTTAATGTTTCTATGTCACAAAATGTTATTTCTTACTTCTGAACAGGTGGCTTTCAAGGCTTCCCTTTTGCATGTATTCGTACACCAGAAGGAATTGATTATCCTCCCAGCAGTAGCCAATTAGTTTAACTAGGTTTGGATGAGAGAGCTTCCCCAAAAATTGGACTTCACTCTGCATCCaaattaatattatcaatatataAGGTCTTGTCAGTGTTTTTACAATACTCACAACATAATTGATAATAGATTGTTTTTTACTAAATATGAAGTACAGTGGAGATTAGTTATGAATTATAGTGCTACACTTTTAGAAATATTTGAACATTAATGCTTTCTGAAATATTAAACACTGATCAGCATGTGTGAGTAAAATAGTGCAGCCCTACAAAAGTAGACTTGACCCTATATGGCCCATAATTCTTGACATCGACACTTGAATATATACATTCAGATTGTTAGTCCAAGTTCTTACATATGGACCAATTCTTGCAATGGCAGACTACTTGGTTGGAACCAAAGTCACTAAATAGATTTAGCTAAAATCCAAACCACTTCAGGATAagctttattatttttttaagatatctTATGTTATTAACTATGCCTGGGAATTTTCTGTTTTAGTCATACTCTCTTTTACATACAACTTTATTTAAAACACAATCTAACATTAAATACAAACACTTATTTTAACGggaattcaaatttaattaaactcaTCACGAAAGCATAACTTTTTTTGGACTCAACCCTTTTGGTATGAGATTTTGTTCACATGAAAGTTGCTCCCAAGATTGTCTCTTAATTTTTCTCTACATGGTTGTCTACgagtttttttatatacaataaCAAAAATGTAATATTCAATCTCACGCCAACTACTCAAATCTCTTCGATCATCTCTATCCATACACACAACGGTGACAAATTAACACTAATGATTGAGAGAGGCAAGTTAATCGGCAAATTTTGTCCAATACGAAGTTTTGGAACAAAGTGGAGACACGATTGAAGTCaccaaaattaaataatcaagTTTGAGGTGGGTTATGTATTGGTTTTATACGCTCAACTCAGAATTCAATATAGATGCATATTCATGTAATGGCACATGAAACAAGTTAAAAAAGACATAAATTATCACTTGTCGACCCAATCATGAAAAGCAAAGACTTTATGCTTTTGGCGCGCACCCACAAACACAAAAGCACAATTGAAGGTAACCGAATCAAATCACTGTGACAAGAATCTTGAGGAATCAGAAGGGAACATACCTTCCACTCTTGCAGACCCTGAAGGCTATCGGGGTTAGATTTCTTCACCGCAACGGGGATTCCAACTCCAACTCTCGAAGGTTTGAAAGTGTTCTTATCAATCCACCCTTTGAAAACACGTCCAAAACCACCTTCACCTAGGACCGTGTCTGGTCTGAAGTTTCTTGTCGCACTTTTCAAATCATCCAACGTGTAATTTATAAGTATCCTCAAATCCTCTTCCTTTCTTCCTTCCACCGTTTCTTTCTTCTCTGGTCTCCCTGCATTTAATCACTTAATGCCTTCATTTCCAATGTGGGTTCACACAAACAATCCTATGTTTGACATACATGATACtaagaaaacataaaagggTGAAAACAGAAACTATATATACATAGCTTGcaaggaaaaataatgaaagggTTTGTTTTATGAGAGGGATACACACACAAACAAGCACAATTGTGTATATTGGATCATGATCATATGTACAAGTACCTGGGGGAGTTTTATGGATGGTGCGAATTCTGTACTGATCAGTTTTGTTACCATCATCTGTCTTTCCAAAACAGCTTCCCATGAGTGACAGAAAGTGGTGAGCAACGGAACAAGTCTATGTGATCGAAAGATGAAGTTGACAAAGTTGCGGAGTTATGATATAGTAAGGGTGAGGGTTTCCACGAAAGTGAGGAGAAGTTGAAAAGAAAGGGCTAAGGCAGAGAAATTTAATTGGGGAATTGAAAGGAAGGAGAATAGTGTGGTTCTTGACTTTTTCTTTGTGTCTCCCTAGTCTTGATTTTGTGCTTGTAAATAATAGTTTATGGTTACTGAATAATGAAATGATTCCCTAGTCCCACCCTTGACTTCGCAGTTAAGGCTTGTTTGTTTCCACGTGTATCCTGAAATCGTTGTTGCAAACTGGCAGAGAAATTCATGTCTGTGAAATGAAGGATTTTGAGACTATTTTCCAAATTAAACCTCACGGTAAACAGCATCTGCGACTGCTCCTCCAATAAG
Encoded here:
- the LOC114196128 gene encoding probable serine/threonine-protein kinase PIX13, whose product is MGSCFGKTDDGNKTDQYRIRTIHKTPPGRPEKKETVEGRKEEDLRILINYTLDDLKSATRNFRPDTVLGEGGFGRVFKGWIDKNTFKPSRVGVGIPVAVKKSNPDSLQGLQEWKSEVQFLGKLSHPNLVKLIGYCWEDNQFLLVYEYMQKGSLESHLFRRGPEPLSWDIRLKIAIGAARGLAFLHTSEKSVIYRDFKSSNILLDGDFNAKLSDFGLAKLGPVNGKSHVTTRVMGTYGYAAPEYMATGHLYVKSDVYGFGVVLLEMLTGRAALDTTLPTDMQNLVQFSLSSLNDKKRLQKIMDPNMDDQYSPRAAFHIAQVILKCLESDHRKRPSMVEVLANLEKAQTIKYKPKGNRASAIRQTSDLHHPNYPRSSPPPFHYNNND